One genomic window of Corythoichthys intestinalis isolate RoL2023-P3 chromosome 18, ASM3026506v1, whole genome shotgun sequence includes the following:
- the LOC130906366 gene encoding uncharacterized protein LOC130906366 isoform X1 produces the protein MATGFSVEDFLAGPTVGQLDLYRKADFCAIGAHFGVELLMSKTWAQLKASVVDLLVKEGVSVEGVEGLLDSQEEVPPVFRVVGSATPPTSRRSSFDGAGSSPRLRVRLARLKLEKEERDRELEYKHQQAMYKLELEARNAVRLKELELEMKRLDVTSGTHLVATQGDNSSQKPFDASRQIGLVPEFRESEVDEYFETFERIATAFKWPPEAWAPLLQSKLIGKARDVMNKMPLRDSMVYATLKETVLRSYSLVPEAYRQRFRVHRKAPEKTFVEFASEKQTLFNRWLKASEVTDFNSLCDLILMEDFKNSLSDRLATYLNEQKVTNVSEAAVLVDEYVITHRQHIDKKDDFEKRDKSESSFKSRSWSGRGSSPPSAERRCFLCHKNDHLIANCPERKNDDRKAESSPIGLCAVRSEPVRVHEGGGSSYEPFMLDDYVSLGSGEKCSIRILRDTGAAQSFILSDILPFNEESSCGSNVLVQGIGMEYLSVPLHCVNLSCDLLAGTFSVGVRPSLPMPGVTILLGNDIAGGKVTPVLEVVQKPNESQSDELGQAYPDVFPVFVVTRAQAKKLGNEVDLSNTFFADGLVDLKKSETTETELKGSAFDSVSLAMTRDDLIAAQKSDTSLNKCFEAVQHPHALKNKDAKYFIENGMLLKWKSRLYTDFSVVQVVVPVRYRHAVLSLAHENAWAGHLGVTKTYDHVLEQFFWPGLKKDVVQYCRTCHTCQVVGKQSRVLKPAPPTSYPCAGQSIRTYPCRLRRPATHDEEG, from the coding sequence ATGGCCACAGGCTTTAGTGTTGAGGATTTCTTGGCAGGTCCCACGGTGGGACAATTGGACCTTTATAGAAAAGCGGATTTTTGTGCGATCGGTGCGCATTTTGGTGTTGAGCTCCTGATGTCTAAAACTTGGGCTCAACTGAAGGCATCGGTCGTTGATTTGCTGGTTAAAGAGGGCGTGTCTGTTGAGGGGGTAGAGGGTCTTTTGGATTCTCAGGAGGAAGTTCCTCCGGTTTTTCGGGTTGTGGGGAGTGCGACTCCTCCCACTAGCCGTAGGTCATCTTTTGATGGAGCCGGTTCATCCCCTCGGTTAAGGGTTCGCTTAGCTCGTTTGAAGCTTGAAAAAGAGGAGAGGGACCGTGAGCTCGAATACAAACATCAGCAGGCCATGTATAAATTAGAACTTGAGGCTAGAAATGCTGTCCGCTTAAAGGAATTGGAACTAGAAATGAAAAGGCTTGATGTAACGTCCGGAACTCATTTGGTCGCAACTCAGGGTGATAATTCGTCACAGAAGCCATTTGACGCTAGTCGGCAAATTGGTCTCGTCCCCGAATTCCGAGAGTCGGAGGTGGATGAGTATTTTGAGACCTTCGAAAGAATAGCCACGGCTTTTAAATGGCCACCGGAGGCGTGGGCGCCCTTGCTACAGAGCAAGTTGATTGGGAAAGCTCGCGATGTGATGAACAAAATGCCTCTGAGGGATAGCATGGTTTATGCTACGTTAAAAGAGACTGTCCTGCGTTCATATAGCCTTGTTCCTGAAGCATATAGACAGCGTTTCCGTGTTCACAGGAAGGCCCCGGAGAAAACATTTGTTGAGTTTGCTAGTGAAAAGCAAACTCTTTTCAATCGTTGGTTAAAGGCAAGTGAAGTCACGGATTTTAATTCGCTCTGTGATTTAATTTTGATGGAGGATTTTAAAAATAGCCTATCGGATCGGCTGGCCACTTATTTAAATGAACAGAAGGTCACTAACGTGTCCGAGGCAGCTGTGCTGGTAGATGAGTATGTGATTACTCATCGACAGCACATTGATAAAAAAGATGACTTTGAGAAACGGGACAAAAGTGAATCGAGTTTTAAAAGCCGGTCTTGGTCAGGGCGGGGGTCGTCACCTCCTTCGGCAGAACGTCGCTGTTTTCTTTGTCATAAAAATGATCATTTAATAGCCAACTGTCCAGAGCGGAAAAATGATGACCGTAAGGCTGAATCTTCCCCGATTGGGTTATGCGCTGTGCGCTCTGAACCGGTTCGAGTACATGAAGGTGGGGGTTCGTCTTATGAACCTTTTATGCTCGATGATTATGTTTCTCTGGGCTCAGGTGAGAAGTGCTCGATACGCATCCTTCGGGACACCGGAGCTGCCCAATCTTTTATCTTGAGTGATATATTGCCTTTTAATGAAGAGTCTTCATGTGGCTCGAATGTATTGGTCCAAGGAATTGGAATGGAGTACCTCTCTGTACCTTTACACTGTGTAAACTTGTCTTGTGATCTCTTGGCAGGCACATTTTCGGTGGGTGTTCGCCCATCGTTGCCGATGCCAGGTGTCACTATTTTGTTGGGGAACGACATCGCCGGTGGAAAGGTCACGCCGGTGTTGGAAGTCGTGCAGAAACCAAATGAGTCGCAATCAGATGAATTGGGGCAGGCTTACCCTGATGTGTTTCCGGTCTTTGTCGTCACTCGTGCACAAGCGAAAAAGCTGGGTAATGAGGTCGATTTATCGAACACCTTTTTCGCGGACGGATTAGTTGACTTGAAGAAGAGTGAGACTACAGAGACGGAGTTAAAAGGATCGGCTTTTGATTCAGTTTCTTTAGCTATGACTCGCGATGACCTTATTGCTGCGCAGAAATCTGACACCAGTTTGAACAAATGTTTTGAGGCTGTTCAGCACCCgcatgcattaaaaaataaagatgcAAAGTATTTTATTGAAAATGGGATGCTGTTAAAATGGAAGTCTCGTTTGTACACAGATTTTAGCGTTGTTCAAGTTGTTGTCCCTGTACGTTACCGCCATGCAGTTTTATCACTAGCTCACGAAAATGCATGGGCAGGTCATTTAGGGGTGACAAAAACTTACGATCATGTATTGGAACAGTTTTTCTGGCCAGGTTTGAAAAAGGATGTTGTGCAGTATTGCCGAACATGCCATACGTGCCAAGTGGTGGGGAAGCAGAGTCGGGTGCTTAAACCAGCCCCTCCTACATCCTATCCCTGTGCTGGGCAAAGCATTCGAACATATCCTTGTCGATTGCGTCGGCCCGCTACCCATGACGAAGAGGGGTAA